Proteins found in one Methylobacterium sp. CB376 genomic segment:
- a CDS encoding DUF4112 domain-containing protein, translated as MDFTQTAGGRFSAQFPPFRPARAQAVDAEQVLARLEVLAHLLDSAFLIPGINRRVGVDALIGLVPVVGDAITTAISSYIIWEARRLGVPRWLIARMAANVAFDGVVGVVPLVGDLFDAAFKANIRNVRLLRRHLERSGGLRPSTIEGTATRLD; from the coding sequence ATGGACTTCACGCAGACGGCCGGCGGTCGCTTCTCCGCGCAATTCCCCCCGTTCCGGCCCGCCCGCGCCCAGGCCGTCGATGCCGAGCAGGTGCTGGCGCGGCTGGAAGTGCTGGCGCACCTCCTCGACTCGGCCTTCCTGATCCCGGGGATCAACCGGCGGGTCGGCGTCGACGCGCTGATCGGCCTCGTGCCGGTGGTCGGCGACGCGATCACCACGGCGATCTCCTCCTACATCATCTGGGAGGCGCGCCGCCTGGGCGTGCCGCGCTGGCTGATCGCCCGGATGGCCGCGAACGTGGCCTTCGACGGGGTGGTCGGCGTGGTGCCGCTGGTCGGCGACCTCTTCGACGCGGCCTTCAAGGCCAATATCCGCAACGTGCGCCTGCTGCGCCGCCACCTGGAGCGGTCCGGCGGCCTGCGCCCGTCCACGATCGAGGGCACGGCGACGCGCCTCGACTGA
- a CDS encoding aminotransferase: MNPIFADLPTTVFEVMSALARETGAVNLGQGFPDDPGPEDVRRRAAEAVVSGWNQYPPMMGLPGLREAVAAHYARWQGLSVDPAGEVMITSGATEALAGALMALIEPGDEVVLFAPMYDAYLPLVRRAGGVPRIVRLTPPHFSLDEAALAAAFSPRTRVVLLNNPLNPTATIFGEADLALLASFCRRHDAVALCDEVWEHVVFDGRRHRPLMALPGMRERTVKIGSAGKIFSLTGWKVGFVLAAPPLMRVLAKAHQFLTFTTPPNLQEAVAYGLGKDEAYFEGMRAGLARSRDRFAAGLRDLGFTVLPAAGTYFLNIDIAPLGESDDVAFCERLVRRHGVAAIPVSAFYAEDPVRHVVRFCFAKRDDTLDAALERLAGLRGAA; encoded by the coding sequence ATGAATCCGATCTTCGCCGACCTGCCGACCACGGTGTTCGAGGTCATGTCCGCGCTCGCCCGCGAGACGGGGGCGGTCAATCTCGGCCAGGGCTTCCCCGACGATCCGGGGCCGGAGGACGTCCGGCGCCGCGCCGCCGAGGCGGTGGTCTCGGGCTGGAACCAGTACCCGCCGATGATGGGCCTGCCGGGGCTGCGCGAGGCGGTGGCGGCGCATTACGCCCGCTGGCAGGGGCTGAGCGTCGATCCGGCCGGCGAGGTGATGATCACTTCCGGCGCCACCGAGGCGCTGGCGGGCGCGCTGATGGCGCTGATCGAGCCCGGCGACGAGGTCGTGCTGTTCGCGCCGATGTACGACGCCTACCTGCCGCTGGTGCGGCGGGCGGGCGGCGTGCCACGCATCGTGCGGCTGACGCCGCCGCACTTCTCACTGGACGAGGCGGCGCTCGCCGCCGCCTTCTCGCCGCGCACCCGGGTGGTGCTGCTCAACAACCCGCTCAACCCGACCGCGACGATCTTCGGCGAGGCGGATCTCGCGCTCCTCGCCTCCTTCTGCCGGCGCCACGACGCGGTGGCCCTCTGCGACGAGGTCTGGGAGCACGTGGTGTTCGACGGGCGCCGCCACCGCCCGCTGATGGCGCTGCCGGGCATGCGCGAGCGCACGGTGAAGATCGGCTCGGCGGGCAAGATCTTCTCGCTCACCGGCTGGAAGGTCGGCTTCGTCCTGGCCGCCCCGCCGCTGATGCGCGTGCTCGCCAAGGCGCACCAGTTCCTCACCTTCACCACGCCGCCGAACCTCCAGGAGGCGGTGGCCTACGGGCTCGGCAAGGACGAGGCCTATTTCGAGGGGATGCGGGCGGGGCTCGCCCGCTCGCGGGACCGCTTCGCGGCGGGGCTGCGCGACCTCGGCTTCACCGTGCTGCCGGCGGCGGGCACCTACTTCCTGAACATCGACATCGCGCCGCTCGGGGAGAGCGACGACGTCGCCTTCTGCGAGCGGCTGGTGCGGCGGCACGGGGTCGCGGCGATCCCGGTGAGCGCCTTCTACGCCGAGGACCCGGTGCGCCACGTGGTGCGGTTCTGCTTCGCCAAGCGGGACGACACGCTCGACGCCGCCCTGGAGCGCCTCGCCGGGCTGCGCGGGGCCGCCTGA